A single window of Granulicella sibirica DNA harbors:
- a CDS encoding efflux RND transporter permease subunit has protein sequence MSDRPQPGDKTPTESIQPGDVEKFLAQEPGLRGGDQAPDEYIRAGDREKMSGPQPPEDAGGVHFSAPFINRPVATFLLSFAVLLAGAVAYTLLPVASLPQVEFPTISVGASLPGGDPETMASAVATPLERQFSKIAGITQMTSVSSAGSANITMQFDLSREVNGAARDVQAAINAARSQLPANLPSNPSYRKINPSDAPILILALTSDTLKIPQLYDASDSILAQKIAQVNGVGQVFTGGSAKPAVRIEADPNLLTSYGIGIEALRAAIGQVNVLQPTGYLTSNDQRYSVSTSDQLFGAAAYAPLIVATNRGPVSSASASSGLPASVSSAVSSSSAQSAPGSTGSSISSGSTTSSATATSTSAATPTGGATAAVGSAASGDVRGVVRIRDVAKVSDGVEDIHTGGLINGTPAILVIVTKSPGANVIETVDNVLAMLPTLRASISPAIKLQVALDRTTTIRASVKDVTRTLIISILLVILVVFLFLREVRSTLIPSVSVPLSILGTCGVMYLLGYSLDNLSLMALTISTGFVVDDAIVVIENISRHLEMGLSPYDAAMVGSKEIGFTVLSMSTSLIAVFIPILLMGGIVGRLFREFAVTLSAAIMVSLVVSLTTTPMLSAKFLQSHAANKHGRVYYMGERILDWFTGEYERGLKWVLRHQRIVMLITIATFALNIYLFILVPKGFFPQQDTGRIGGQIRAQQDVSFDSMKEKMMELSNIVKKDRGVQNVMSFVGGGGGGGGSNTANMFMSLKPDEERQKNGDTAEAIITRLRPKINAIPGAQLLLQSQQELNIGGRQSATQYQYSLTADSVEDLNEWSPRLMAKMTTMPELKDVATDQMQNGLRAQLVIDRDTASRLGVSALAVDSTLSDAFGQAQVSTTYMPLNQYHVVMEAAQEFQQNPDALRKIFVKSTTGAMIPLSAVTHYEEQRIPLQVNHQGQSPAATLSFNLTPGYSLSQATQAIEAGRAEIQMPSTIHGGFQGTAQAFQASLSSEPVLILLALVAVYIVLGILYESFIHPLTILSTLPSAGVGALVALLLMKVDLSVIAMIGIILLIGIVKKNAIMMIDFALVAEREEGKTPEEAIYQACLMRFRPIMMTTMAALLGGLPLALGTGTGSELRRPLGITIVGGLIVSQALTLFTTPVVYLFFDRVRGRAGKLFGSRKPKTIDAHHAVPVAGD, from the coding sequence ATGAGCGACAGACCACAACCCGGCGACAAGACCCCCACCGAGTCCATACAGCCCGGCGACGTCGAGAAGTTTCTCGCGCAGGAGCCCGGTCTGCGCGGCGGTGACCAGGCTCCCGACGAATACATCCGAGCCGGAGACCGCGAGAAGATGTCCGGCCCTCAGCCTCCGGAAGACGCCGGCGGCGTCCACTTCTCTGCCCCTTTCATCAATCGCCCGGTAGCAACCTTCCTGCTCTCCTTCGCTGTCCTCCTGGCCGGAGCCGTAGCCTACACGCTCCTCCCAGTGGCTTCTCTGCCCCAGGTAGAGTTCCCCACCATCTCGGTCGGAGCCTCGCTCCCCGGCGGCGATCCCGAGACGATGGCCTCCGCCGTCGCCACCCCGCTCGAACGCCAGTTCTCAAAGATCGCCGGCATCACCCAGATGACCTCCGTCTCCTCCGCCGGCTCGGCAAACATCACCATGCAGTTCGACCTCAGCCGCGAGGTCAACGGAGCCGCCCGCGACGTGCAGGCCGCCATCAACGCCGCCCGCAGCCAGCTCCCGGCGAACCTCCCGTCAAACCCGAGCTACCGCAAGATCAATCCGTCCGACGCGCCCATCCTCATCCTCGCGCTCACCTCCGACACCCTCAAGATTCCGCAGCTCTACGACGCCTCCGACTCCATCCTCGCCCAGAAGATCGCCCAGGTGAACGGTGTCGGCCAGGTCTTCACCGGCGGCAGCGCGAAGCCCGCCGTACGCATCGAAGCCGATCCTAACCTGCTCACCAGCTACGGCATCGGCATCGAAGCCCTGCGCGCCGCCATCGGTCAGGTCAACGTCCTCCAGCCCACCGGCTATCTCACCAGCAACGACCAGCGCTACAGCGTCAGCACCAGCGACCAGCTCTTTGGAGCCGCCGCCTACGCCCCGCTCATCGTCGCCACCAACCGCGGCCCCGTCAGTTCAGCCTCCGCAAGCTCAGGCCTCCCCGCATCGGTTTCAAGCGCCGTCTCGTCCTCCTCCGCCCAGTCTGCACCCGGTTCGACCGGCTCGAGCATCTCCTCCGGCTCGACCACAAGCTCAGCCACCGCGACATCAACCTCCGCAGCCACGCCGACCGGCGGTGCCACCGCCGCCGTAGGCTCCGCAGCGTCGGGCGACGTTCGCGGCGTCGTTCGCATCCGCGATGTCGCCAAGGTTTCGGACGGCGTCGAAGACATCCACACGGGCGGCCTCATCAACGGCACGCCAGCCATCCTCGTCATCGTCACCAAGTCGCCCGGCGCCAACGTCATCGAGACCGTCGATAACGTCCTCGCGATGCTCCCCACGCTGCGTGCCTCCATCTCCCCGGCCATCAAGCTCCAGGTCGCTCTCGACCGCACCACCACCATCCGCGCGTCCGTCAAGGACGTCACTCGCACCCTCATCATCTCTATCCTGCTCGTCATCCTCGTCGTCTTCCTCTTCCTCCGCGAGGTCCGCTCCACCCTCATCCCCAGCGTGTCCGTGCCGCTCAGCATCCTCGGCACATGCGGCGTGATGTACCTGCTCGGCTACTCGCTCGATAACCTCTCGCTGATGGCCCTCACCATCTCCACCGGCTTTGTCGTCGACGACGCCATCGTCGTCATCGAGAACATCAGCCGCCACCTCGAGATGGGTCTCTCGCCCTACGACGCCGCCATGGTCGGCTCCAAAGAGATCGGCTTCACTGTCCTCTCCATGAGCACCTCGCTCATCGCCGTCTTCATCCCCATCCTGCTCATGGGTGGCATTGTCGGCCGGCTCTTCCGTGAGTTCGCCGTCACCCTCTCGGCGGCCATCATGGTCTCGCTCGTCGTCTCGCTCACCACCACGCCCATGCTGAGCGCGAAGTTCCTTCAGTCCCACGCGGCGAACAAGCACGGCCGCGTCTACTACATGGGCGAGCGCATCCTCGACTGGTTCACTGGCGAGTACGAGCGCGGTCTGAAGTGGGTTCTGCGTCATCAGCGCATCGTCATGCTGATCACCATCGCAACCTTCGCGCTCAATATCTATCTCTTCATCCTCGTCCCCAAAGGCTTCTTCCCTCAGCAGGACACGGGGCGTATCGGTGGACAGATCCGCGCCCAGCAGGACGTCTCCTTCGACTCCATGAAGGAGAAGATGATGGAGCTGTCGAACATCGTCAAGAAGGATCGCGGCGTACAGAACGTCATGAGCTTCGTCGGCGGCGGTGGTGGGGGCGGCGGCTCGAACACGGCCAATATGTTCATGTCGCTCAAGCCCGACGAAGAGCGTCAAAAGAACGGCGACACCGCCGAGGCCATCATTACCAGGCTCCGTCCCAAGATCAATGCCATCCCCGGCGCTCAGCTTCTCCTCCAGTCTCAGCAGGAGCTCAACATCGGCGGACGCCAGAGCGCGACGCAATACCAATACTCGCTCACGGCCGACAGCGTCGAGGATCTCAATGAGTGGTCCCCCAGGCTCATGGCAAAGATGACGACCATGCCCGAGCTAAAGGACGTCGCCACCGACCAGATGCAGAACGGCCTTCGCGCTCAGCTCGTCATTGATCGCGATACCGCGAGCCGCCTCGGCGTCTCCGCGCTCGCCGTCGATTCAACCCTCTCCGACGCCTTCGGCCAGGCCCAGGTCTCCACGACCTACATGCCGCTCAACCAGTACCACGTGGTCATGGAAGCCGCGCAGGAGTTCCAACAGAACCCCGACGCCCTCCGCAAGATCTTCGTCAAGAGCACTACCGGCGCGATGATCCCGCTCAGCGCCGTCACGCACTACGAAGAGCAGCGCATTCCCCTGCAGGTCAACCACCAGGGTCAGAGCCCCGCCGCCACGCTCAGTTTCAATCTCACCCCGGGGTACTCGCTCAGCCAGGCCACCCAGGCCATCGAAGCAGGCCGCGCCGAGATCCAAATGCCCTCCACCATCCACGGCGGTTTCCAGGGCACCGCGCAGGCCTTCCAGGCGTCGCTCTCAAGCGAGCCGGTCCTCATCCTGCTCGCGCTCGTCGCCGTCTACATCGTCCTCGGCATCCTCTACGAGAGCTTCATCCACCCGCTGACGATCCTTTCAACTCTTCCCTCAGCCGGCGTCGGCGCGCTCGTCGCGCTTCTTCTCATGAAGGTCGACCTCAGCGTCATCGCCATGATCGGCATCATCCTGCTCATCGGCATCGTGAAGAAGAACGCCATCATGATGATCGACTTCGCCCTCGTCGCCGAACGCGAAGAAGGCAAGACCCCCGAAGAGGCCATCTACCAGGCCTGCCTCATGCGCTTCCGTCCCATCATGATGACGACCATGGCGGCGCTCCTCGGAGGCCTTCCCCTCGCCCTCGGCACCGGCACCGGTTCCGAACTCCGCCGCCCGCTCGGCATCACCATCGTCGGCGGCCTCATCGTCTCGCAGGCCCTTACCCTCTTCACCACGCCGGTCGTCTATCTCTTCTTCGATCGTGTCCGTGGGCGCGCCGGAAAACTATTCGGCAGCAGAAAACCGAAGACGATCGACGCCCACCACGCCGTTCCTGTAGCCGGCGACTAG